A genome region from Verrucomicrobiota bacterium includes the following:
- a CDS encoding cyclase family protein, with protein MKPIPSLLLIAAAAVGVSLTAMLAADSSALKKWQKGKGWGWVWGKDDEVGALNEMTDASRLAALRLVTRGKTYDLGVLYDRTSYKWPGHSPGEIMSFRTPEGVKRQGDLPFVGPDPSKTGWHSCALFINDNVATQIDGLGHATMGDDDHWYNGFRERDWGGNWGQRKCDASTIPPIVARGVLVDVAGTKGVDALPAHTIITVADIEAALTRQGTQLRPGDVVLIRTGTLRYWAQTGADHKKISEHDSAGINLETAKWLVEQNGAMMIGSDTSGLEYGPKESDAGAFRARYRSFMPVHNYLLIEQGVHIAEFHYLEDLAKEKVYEFAYFCAVNKVKGAASGFTLRPVAMR; from the coding sequence ATGAAACCCATTCCAAGCCTCCTCCTGATTGCCGCCGCCGCCGTGGGCGTGTCCCTCACCGCAATGCTCGCCGCTGATTCCTCCGCACTCAAGAAGTGGCAGAAAGGAAAGGGCTGGGGCTGGGTGTGGGGCAAGGACGACGAGGTCGGCGCCCTGAACGAGATGACGGACGCGTCCCGCCTGGCCGCCCTGCGACTGGTCACACGCGGCAAGACTTACGACCTTGGCGTGCTTTACGACCGAACGAGCTACAAGTGGCCGGGCCACAGCCCGGGCGAAATCATGAGCTTCCGCACGCCCGAGGGCGTGAAGCGGCAGGGCGACCTGCCGTTCGTCGGTCCGGACCCGAGCAAGACGGGCTGGCACAGTTGCGCCCTGTTCATCAACGACAACGTCGCGACACAGATCGACGGGCTCGGCCATGCGACGATGGGGGACGACGACCACTGGTATAATGGTTTCCGCGAGCGCGACTGGGGCGGCAACTGGGGCCAGCGGAAGTGTGACGCGTCCACCATTCCGCCGATCGTCGCGCGCGGCGTGCTCGTGGATGTCGCGGGCACGAAGGGCGTCGATGCGCTGCCCGCCCACACCATCATCACCGTGGCAGACATCGAGGCGGCGTTGACACGGCAGGGAACGCAGCTCCGGCCGGGCGACGTGGTGTTGATTCGCACGGGAACGCTTCGCTACTGGGCGCAGACCGGCGCCGACCACAAGAAAATCTCCGAGCACGACTCCGCGGGCATCAATCTCGAAACCGCCAAATGGCTTGTCGAACAGAACGGAGCAATGATGATCGGCTCGGACACCAGCGGCCTTGAATACGGCCCGAAGGAATCCGACGCCGGGGCGTTCCGCGCCCGATACCGGTCCTTCATGCCCGTGCACAACTACCTGCTCATCGAGCAGGGCGTTCACATCGCGGAGTTCCATTACCTCGAGGACTTGGCGAAGGAGAAAGTCTACGAATTCGCCTACTTCTGCGCCGTGAACAAGGTCAAGGGCGCGGCCTCGGGATTCACGCTGCGCCCCGTCGCGATGCGGTGA
- the glnS gene encoding glutamine--tRNA ligase: MSEETPSAPAAPGDFIRDIVAADLASGKHSRIVTRFPPEPNGYLHIGHAKSICLNFGLARENAGQCNLRMDDTNPTKEDVEYVESITADVNWLIAGWAGDRLGLKAKGRTPTGQLVDGKRDFFLPAVAHNAPRGTVEPFYASDYFAQCYEFALDLVRKGKAYVCDLSPADTDAYRGSPDRPGRDSPFRERPTPENLELFQRMKAGEFPDGTRTLRAKIDMTSPNVWLRDPVLYRIRHAKHHHTGAAWCIYPMYDFAHCLSDYIEGITHSICTLEFEVHRPLYDWILQNLDLPRPLPRQIEFAKLIPTYTIVSKRKLIQLVNERLVTGWDDPRLPTISGLRRRGIPASAVRQFAYHIGVTKFNSVTDIAVFEHAIREDLNARALRRLAVLRPLKLLITNLPGGHFEELDAVNNPEDAAAGTRKIPFSRELFIERDDFMEAAPPKFFRLKPGGEVRLKYAYIVKCDDVVKDAAGNITELRCTADLDSKTGGATSNRKVKGTIHWVSAAHAVDAEARLYDRLFSEAEPERDGRDFKTALNPRSLEIVTAKCEPSCKAARAEDRYQFERLGYFALDPDGAPGRPVFNRTITLRDTWAKESQKG; encoded by the coding sequence ATGAGCGAAGAGACTCCCAGCGCGCCGGCGGCCCCGGGCGATTTCATCCGCGACATTGTCGCGGCGGACCTCGCGTCCGGCAAACACAGCCGCATCGTCACGCGCTTTCCGCCCGAGCCGAACGGCTACCTCCACATCGGCCACGCCAAGAGCATCTGCCTGAATTTCGGACTCGCGCGAGAGAACGCCGGCCAGTGCAACCTCCGCATGGACGACACCAACCCGACGAAGGAAGACGTCGAGTATGTCGAGTCCATCACCGCCGACGTGAACTGGCTCATCGCCGGCTGGGCCGGCGACCGCCTCGGCTTGAAGGCGAAAGGCCGCACTCCCACCGGCCAACTCGTGGACGGAAAGCGCGACTTTTTCCTCCCGGCCGTCGCGCACAACGCACCGCGCGGCACGGTAGAACCGTTCTACGCCTCGGATTATTTCGCCCAGTGCTACGAGTTCGCGCTCGACCTTGTCCGCAAGGGCAAGGCTTACGTCTGCGACCTCTCGCCCGCGGACACCGACGCGTATCGCGGTTCGCCCGACCGGCCCGGCAGGGACTCGCCGTTTCGCGAGCGCCCGACACCGGAAAACCTTGAACTTTTCCAGCGCATGAAAGCCGGCGAGTTTCCCGACGGCACGCGCACGCTGCGGGCGAAGATTGACATGACGTCGCCGAACGTCTGGCTGCGAGACCCGGTGTTGTATCGCATCCGCCACGCCAAGCATCACCACACGGGCGCGGCGTGGTGCATCTATCCGATGTATGACTTCGCGCACTGCCTGAGCGACTACATCGAGGGCATCACGCACAGCATCTGCACGCTGGAATTCGAGGTGCACCGGCCGCTCTACGACTGGATCCTCCAAAACCTCGACCTCCCGCGCCCGCTGCCTCGCCAGATCGAGTTCGCGAAGCTCATCCCCACCTACACCATCGTCTCCAAGCGCAAGCTCATCCAACTCGTCAACGAGCGGCTCGTCACGGGCTGGGACGACCCGCGCCTGCCGACCATCAGCGGCCTGCGGCGGCGCGGCATCCCGGCGAGCGCGGTGCGCCAGTTCGCCTACCACATCGGCGTCACGAAGTTCAACTCCGTCACGGACATCGCCGTCTTCGAGCACGCGATTCGCGAGGACTTGAACGCGCGCGCGTTGCGCCGGCTCGCCGTGCTGCGCCCGCTCAAGCTGCTCATCACGAATCTTCCCGGCGGACACTTCGAGGAACTCGACGCGGTGAACAATCCCGAGGACGCCGCGGCCGGCACGCGCAAAATCCCCTTCAGCCGCGAGCTGTTCATCGAGCGGGACGACTTCATGGAAGCCGCGCCGCCCAAATTCTTCCGCCTGAAACCCGGCGGCGAAGTCCGCCTCAAATACGCCTACATCGTGAAGTGCGACGACGTGGTGAAAGACGCCGCGGGCAACATCACCGAACTGCGCTGCACCGCCGACCTCGACAGCAAGACCGGTGGCGCGACCTCGAATCGCAAAGTGAAAGGCACCATCCATTGGGTCAGCGCCGCGCATGCCGTGGACGCCGAGGCGCGTCTCTACGACCGCCTCTTCTCCGAGGCCGAACCCGAAAGGGACGGCCGCGACTTCAAGACCGCGCTCAACCCGCGCAGCCTCGAAATCGTCACCGCGAAATGCGAACCGTCGTGCAAAGCAGCCCGTGCTGAGGACCGCTATCAGTTCGAGCGCCTCGGCTACTTTGCGCTCGATCCCGACGGCGCGCCCGGCAGGCCCGTCTTCAACCGCACCATCACCTTGAGGGACACGTGGGCGAAGGAATCGCAGAAGGGTTGA
- a CDS encoding aminopeptidase has protein sequence MGEGIAEGLSGPARVLPLLLLCLANGGCQTAGYYSQAIRGHCQVVARQQSIATILNDPKTPEPLKARLQLVLELRAFADSELKLPAKRHYSRYADLGRRFVVWNVSATPEFSMESKSWWYPLAGRLEYRGFFEEASARQLAAKLAGEGFDVDVGGVQAYSTLGWFSDPVLNTFIHDSEIDLAELLFHELAHQRLFVAGDTDFSEAFAECVAEEGTRRWLRARGSAAARAAYEAKLVRKAEFTRLITSTRTRLAELFCRVAPEVPPLAPVSMLDPDRAAEMRRRKQDVFETLRRDYEALKSTWGGATDYEGWFKRPLNNARLNDVDTYYRLVPSFHALLRSCDGDLEKFFREAKALGKLPKLERHRVLDGRGAPKK, from the coding sequence GTGGGCGAAGGAATCGCAGAAGGGTTGAGCGGCCCCGCAAGGGTGCTGCCGCTGTTGCTCCTCTGCCTTGCGAACGGCGGCTGCCAGACGGCCGGCTACTACTCGCAAGCCATCCGCGGCCACTGCCAGGTCGTTGCGCGACAGCAATCCATCGCGACAATTCTAAACGACCCGAAGACCCCCGAACCCCTCAAGGCCAGGCTCCAGCTTGTGCTCGAACTTCGTGCGTTCGCGGATTCGGAGCTGAAACTGCCCGCCAAGCGCCACTACTCCCGCTACGCGGATCTCGGCCGGCGCTTCGTCGTCTGGAACGTCAGCGCCACGCCGGAATTCTCGATGGAATCCAAGTCGTGGTGGTATCCGCTCGCAGGCCGGCTCGAATATCGCGGGTTCTTCGAAGAAGCCTCCGCGCGCCAACTCGCCGCGAAACTGGCGGGCGAGGGCTTCGACGTGGACGTCGGCGGCGTGCAAGCCTACTCGACGCTCGGCTGGTTCAGCGACCCGGTGCTCAACACGTTCATCCACGACTCCGAAATCGACCTTGCGGAACTGCTCTTCCACGAACTCGCGCACCAGCGGCTGTTCGTCGCCGGCGACACGGATTTCAGCGAAGCGTTCGCCGAATGCGTCGCGGAGGAGGGCACTCGCCGCTGGCTTCGCGCCCGCGGCAGCGCGGCGGCGCGGGCGGCTTACGAGGCGAAGCTCGTGCGCAAGGCGGAGTTCACGCGACTCATCACCTCCACGCGCACGCGGCTCGCGGAGCTTTTTTGCAGGGTCGCCCCGGAGGTGCCGCCATTGGCGCCCGTCTCCATGCTCGATCCGGACCGGGCTGCGGAGATGCGGCGCCGGAAGCAGGACGTGTTCGAAACGCTCCGGCGCGACTACGAAGCGCTCAAGTCCACGTGGGGCGGCGCGACCGATTACGAGGGCTGGTTCAAGCGCCCGCTCAACAACGCCCGGCTCAACGACGTGGACACGTATTACCGGCTCGTGCCGTCGTTCCACGCGCTGCTGCGCTCCTGCGACGGCGATTTGGAGAAGTTCTTCCGCGAGGCAAAGGCGCTTGGAAAACTTCCAAAGCTCGAACGGCACCGCGTTCTCGACGGGCGCGGCGCGCCCAAGAAGTGA
- a CDS encoding tRNA threonylcarbamoyladenosine dehydratase gives MSDYAQRFGGIARLYGATGLARLCAARVCVIGLGGVGSWAVEALARSGVGALTLVDLDEVCVSNVNRQLHAMDGFVGRPKADVLAERVLAINPACRVTPVAQFFTESTARSIFSGRFDAVFDAIDAVSNKVRLLAKCRELRIPIVTSGGAGGRRDPAAIRVADLAFTERDRLLNKVRAQLRKHHGFPREREAFGIPCIYSPEPPVFPVADGSVCSERPAGTKPGGLQLNCESGFGAATFVTGTFGFVAAAEIVKRIVSGPAEPAAKETGG, from the coding sequence GTGAGCGACTACGCACAACGCTTCGGCGGCATCGCGAGACTCTACGGCGCCACGGGACTCGCCCGGCTTTGCGCGGCCCGCGTCTGCGTCATCGGGCTGGGCGGCGTCGGCTCGTGGGCCGTCGAGGCGCTCGCGCGCTCGGGCGTCGGCGCGCTCACGCTTGTGGACCTCGACGAAGTGTGCGTGAGCAACGTGAACCGCCAGCTTCACGCAATGGACGGGTTCGTCGGCCGCCCGAAGGCGGACGTGCTCGCGGAACGCGTCCTCGCCATCAATCCCGCTTGTCGTGTCACGCCGGTCGCGCAGTTCTTCACCGAGTCCACCGCCCGGTCCATTTTCTCCGGCCGTTTCGACGCCGTGTTCGACGCCATTGACGCGGTCTCCAACAAAGTCCGGCTTCTTGCGAAATGTCGTGAGTTGAGAATCCCGATTGTCACCTCCGGCGGCGCGGGCGGGCGGCGCGACCCCGCTGCGATTCGGGTGGCAGATCTCGCGTTCACGGAACGCGACCGCCTCCTCAACAAAGTCCGCGCGCAGCTCCGCAAACACCACGGTTTCCCGCGCGAGCGGGAGGCGTTCGGCATCCCGTGTATCTACTCGCCCGAGCCGCCGGTGTTTCCGGTCGCGGACGGTTCCGTGTGTTCCGAGCGCCCCGCCGGGACGAAGCCCGGCGGGCTGCAACTCAACTGCGAATCGGGCTTCGGCGCAGCCACGTTCGTGACGGGCACGTTTGGATTTGTCGCGGCGGCCGAGATCGTCAAGCGGATCGTCAGCGGGCCGGCGGAACCTGCCGCGAAGGAAACAGGCGGTTGA
- a CDS encoding TatD family deoxyribonuclease — translation MRLFDAHNHLHDDRFGGRQEEHIASCRAVGVARMVVNGSCEQDWPQVAALARAHPDLVVPCFGYHPWHLQEQTSGWREQLGRTLAATPGAAVGEIGLDRWKPGLGYDGQEEAFIAQLELATELDVPASIHCLQAWGRMLDLLREGPRPAPGFILHSFGGPAEMVAPLAKLGAFFSLPGYFAHKRKVRQRETFRSVPPDRLLIETDAPDQLLPEELNAHPLSDSATGTPLNHPANLAAVYRFAADFLGCPLESLAARVEENFNRLFPSRQVPPAR, via the coding sequence GTGAGGCTCTTCGACGCGCACAATCACCTGCACGACGACCGCTTCGGCGGCCGGCAGGAGGAACACATCGCGTCGTGTCGCGCCGTGGGTGTGGCGCGGATGGTCGTCAACGGCTCGTGCGAGCAGGACTGGCCGCAAGTCGCCGCGCTCGCCCGCGCGCACCCGGATCTCGTCGTGCCCTGTTTTGGGTATCACCCGTGGCATCTACAGGAGCAAACCTCCGGGTGGCGGGAGCAATTGGGGCGCACACTTGCAGCAACGCCCGGAGCCGCCGTTGGCGAAATCGGGCTGGACCGCTGGAAGCCGGGGCTGGGCTACGACGGCCAGGAGGAAGCCTTCATCGCGCAACTCGAACTCGCAACCGAACTGGACGTGCCCGCGAGTATTCACTGCCTCCAAGCTTGGGGCCGGATGCTTGACCTGTTGCGGGAAGGTCCGCGACCGGCGCCCGGGTTCATCCTGCACAGCTTCGGCGGACCCGCCGAGATGGTCGCCCCGCTCGCGAAACTCGGCGCCTTCTTCTCCCTGCCAGGCTACTTCGCTCACAAACGAAAGGTGCGCCAGCGCGAGACGTTCCGCTCCGTGCCGCCCGACCGGCTCCTGATCGAAACGGACGCGCCGGACCAGTTGCTTCCGGAAGAACTGAACGCCCACCCGTTGAGCGATTCGGCAACGGGCACGCCGTTGAACCATCCCGCGAACCTTGCCGCGGTGTATCGCTTCGCCGCGGATTTCCTGGGCTGCCCGTTGGAGTCGCTGGCCGCGAGGGTGGAGGAGAATTTCAACCGCCTGTTTCCTTCGCGGCAGGTTCCGCCGGCCCGCTGA
- a CDS encoding SufE family protein: MRSTITTTCIAFTSRCSGAGHRKPRDSGGVTKPSRVEVRPILMSLAEKQRGLLAGLSRMRDPQERLAWLVEQARQRPEFPEDLRTERWRVHGCTARLWLVCELHGGAIGFRCDSDSLIVKSVAGLLCDFYSGADPAEIVATPPDFLSAVGIDHHLTPNRRNSLGRVWESIRDCAEVHRRTHPNATLPK, translated from the coding sequence ATGCGCTCGACGATCACGACGACGTGCATCGCGTTTACGTCGCGTTGTAGCGGGGCCGGCCACCGCAAGCCGCGCGACTCAGGCGGAGTCACAAAACCAAGCCGGGTCGAAGTCCGTCCCATCCTCATGTCACTCGCAGAAAAACAACGGGGTTTGCTTGCCGGACTGTCACGGATGCGCGACCCGCAGGAGCGGCTCGCGTGGCTGGTCGAGCAGGCGCGCCAGCGGCCGGAGTTTCCAGAAGACCTGCGCACCGAGCGGTGGCGTGTTCATGGCTGCACTGCGCGATTGTGGCTCGTGTGCGAGCTTCACGGCGGTGCGATCGGGTTTCGTTGCGATTCCGATTCGCTCATCGTCAAGTCCGTCGCCGGGCTGCTTTGCGACTTCTACAGCGGGGCTGATCCCGCTGAAATCGTGGCCACGCCGCCGGACTTCCTTTCTGCCGTTGGCATTGACCACCACCTCACGCCAAACCGCCGGAACTCCCTCGGGCGCGTCTGGGAGTCCATCCGAGACTGCGCGGAGGTTCACCGGCGAACCCACCCGAACGCGACTCTGCCGAAGTGA
- a CDS encoding YebC/PmpR family DNA-binding transcriptional regulator yields MGAQWKQAGREEAAQKKGQIVSKLVREIMVAAKLGGGDPALNARLAVAVEKARKSSVTRDTIERAIKKGSGQTDEPVNFETITYEGFAPHKVPVIVECLTDNRNRTAPDIRNLFKAGTLGQPGSMAFFFDRLGIVEATHTDASRDPEGDAIEAGAQDVGPLETSEIPAGSIGATFSTDVKDLAAVTSWLAKAGWKISASELRHVAKNPVQLADAHRKEVTDFLNALDDHDDVHRVYVAL; encoded by the coding sequence ATGGGTGCCCAATGGAAACAGGCCGGCCGCGAGGAAGCGGCCCAGAAGAAGGGGCAGATCGTCAGCAAACTCGTCCGTGAAATCATGGTCGCGGCCAAGCTCGGCGGCGGAGACCCGGCGCTCAACGCGCGCCTCGCGGTCGCCGTCGAGAAGGCGCGCAAGAGTTCCGTGACGCGCGACACGATTGAGCGCGCGATCAAGAAAGGCAGCGGCCAGACCGACGAACCGGTCAACTTCGAGACCATCACCTACGAGGGCTTCGCCCCGCACAAGGTGCCCGTCATCGTCGAGTGCCTCACGGACAACCGCAACCGTACCGCGCCGGACATCCGGAACCTCTTCAAGGCCGGGACACTCGGACAACCCGGGAGCATGGCGTTTTTCTTCGACCGGCTCGGCATTGTGGAAGCCACGCACACCGACGCGTCGCGCGACCCGGAGGGCGACGCCATCGAGGCGGGCGCGCAAGACGTCGGACCGCTCGAAACCTCGGAAATCCCCGCGGGAAGCATCGGCGCGACCTTCTCCACCGATGTGAAGGACCTCGCGGCAGTCACCTCGTGGCTCGCCAAGGCCGGGTGGAAGATCAGCGCGAGCGAACTTCGGCACGTCGCCAAGAACCCGGTGCAACTCGCGGACGCGCACCGCAAGGAAGTCACCGATTTCCTCAATGCGCTCGACGATCACGACGACGTGCATCGCGTTTACGTCGCGTTGTAG
- a CDS encoding phosphoribosylglycinamide formyltransferase, whose amino-acid sequence MAGDIKFRLGILGSGKGSNFVAIAEACAAGRIPAEVALVVSDVEASGILGHARSRNLPAKFIAPGTFRTKLDDEAEAAYIRAMQEARVDLVVLAGFMRILKGEFLRAFAGRVVNIHPSLLPAFTGLEAWKQALDYGVKTTGCTVHLVDQGVDTGPILAQQTVPVLDDDTAESLHARIQLAERELFPATIARLARGAIRVEGRRSFTRV is encoded by the coding sequence GTGGCAGGCGACATCAAGTTCCGGCTCGGCATCCTCGGTTCCGGCAAGGGCTCCAATTTCGTGGCCATCGCGGAAGCGTGCGCCGCGGGCCGGATCCCGGCCGAAGTCGCGCTTGTGGTTAGTGACGTCGAGGCCTCGGGGATCCTCGGGCACGCGCGTTCGCGAAATCTTCCCGCGAAGTTCATCGCGCCGGGGACATTTCGCACCAAACTCGACGACGAAGCCGAGGCTGCCTACATCCGCGCGATGCAGGAGGCCCGCGTCGATCTGGTCGTCCTGGCGGGTTTCATGCGCATCCTGAAGGGCGAGTTTCTGCGCGCCTTCGCCGGGCGCGTCGTGAACATTCACCCGTCGCTCCTGCCGGCGTTCACCGGGCTGGAAGCGTGGAAACAGGCGCTCGACTACGGCGTGAAAACCACGGGCTGCACAGTCCACCTGGTCGATCAGGGCGTGGATACCGGCCCCATCCTCGCGCAACAGACCGTGCCCGTCCTCGACGACGACACTGCGGAGTCGCTGCACGCGAGAATCCAACTCGCCGAGCGCGAACTGTTTCCCGCGACGATCGCCCGGCTTGCGCGCGGCGCAATCCGGGTCGAGGGACGACGCAGCTTCACCCGCGTGTGA
- a CDS encoding 5-(carboxyamino)imidazole ribonucleotide synthase: MPATPAPILPGATIGVLGGGQLGRMFALAARALGYRIHILSPEYDAPAGQVADLEIVAEYEDVHRMRQFARGVSVVTYEFENVPSLAAETAAPLVPVRPGGNVLHVAQHRLREKTFLRDNGFPVTPFRRIASLADLAACAAELGLPAVLKTTGFGYDGKGQVKLRAPDDLASAWDRLLGAEAVFESFVDFEKELSVIAARSITGEFAAFPVFENTHANHILDVTFAPAAIAPEVVTAAQELARGILETLDVVGLLTVELFLTRDGRLLVNELAPRPHNSGHLTIDACVTSQFEQQLRAICGLPLGSTELRRPAAMANLLGELWSGGEPRWTAALGHPDVRLHLYGKSQPRKGRKMGHITAAGATVEDAVRRVTHARELLCEPCLPGLQ; the protein is encoded by the coding sequence ATGCCTGCGACGCCCGCACCCATCCTTCCCGGCGCAACGATTGGCGTGCTCGGCGGCGGGCAACTCGGCCGGATGTTCGCACTCGCGGCGCGCGCGCTCGGCTATCGCATCCACATCCTCTCGCCCGAATACGACGCGCCCGCCGGGCAGGTCGCCGACCTCGAGATCGTCGCGGAATACGAGGACGTGCACCGGATGCGGCAGTTCGCCCGGGGCGTGAGCGTGGTCACTTACGAGTTTGAGAACGTCCCCAGCCTCGCCGCGGAAACCGCCGCCCCGCTCGTGCCCGTGCGGCCCGGCGGAAATGTCCTGCACGTCGCGCAACACCGGCTCCGCGAAAAGACGTTTCTGCGCGACAACGGATTCCCCGTCACACCGTTCCGGCGGATTGCATCGCTGGCGGACCTGGCGGCGTGCGCAGCCGAGCTTGGCTTGCCCGCGGTGCTCAAGACCACTGGCTTCGGTTACGACGGCAAGGGACAGGTGAAGTTGCGCGCCCCCGACGACCTCGCGTCCGCTTGGGACCGGCTTTTGGGAGCGGAGGCGGTGTTCGAGAGCTTCGTGGATTTTGAGAAGGAACTGTCCGTCATCGCGGCGCGCAGCATCACCGGGGAGTTCGCCGCGTTCCCGGTGTTCGAGAACACGCACGCCAACCACATTCTCGACGTCACCTTCGCGCCGGCGGCCATCGCGCCGGAGGTCGTCACGGCGGCGCAGGAACTCGCCCGCGGCATCCTCGAAACACTCGACGTCGTCGGTTTGCTCACGGTGGAGCTGTTCCTGACGCGCGATGGCCGGCTGCTTGTGAACGAACTCGCGCCGCGCCCGCACAACTCGGGCCACCTCACCATTGATGCCTGCGTGACCAGCCAGTTCGAACAGCAGCTCCGCGCCATCTGCGGCCTGCCGCTCGGGTCTACCGAACTGCGCCGCCCCGCCGCGATGGCGAATCTCCTCGGCGAACTCTGGTCTGGCGGCGAACCCCGCTGGACCGCGGCCCTCGGCCATCCCGATGTGCGGCTGCACCTCTACGGGAAATCCCAGCCGCGCAAGGGCCGCAAGATGGGCCACATCACCGCCGCGGGCGCGACCGTCGAGGACGCCGTCCGCCGCGTGACCCACGCCCGCGAACTTCTCTGCGAGCCTTGCCTGCCGGGATTGCAGTGA
- a CDS encoding alkaline phosphatase family protein: MIHSQFPRWRLVACLVALAFTVPINPASGAPATNRLVVLISVDGLASYFHDDPKANLPALRKLASEGARAASMRVSLPTVTWPNHTTLVTGVPPGMHGVLNNSYWDRAKNIAVPLIPDPLFNKEEIVKVPTVYDVAKQAGLKTGAIIWPATRGAKTLDWTVPDCFSNSLWAAHSTPSLLAEFREAKIPYERQEEWCKAPGGGIPRDRMYAQMTAHVITRHRPNLMLLHLVEVDHVNHQKGPRSPESYEAVAFADEMVKQVFDAANAAFPGRLTFIVTSDHGFMPYRQQIQANVLLKQLGLVKLEGTRVASREAWALGQFIYVLNSARRAELVQSLAAKLRATEGVESVIEEKDFAKHGLVTQDADPRMPNLVINPKEGYSTSDTTAGELIVTPKTEATKGAHNHDPAHPLMRGSFVAWGAGIKRGATLTEINNLDVAPTIARLLGLEMKDVQGRVLGEFLAK; this comes from the coding sequence ATGATTCACTCACAATTCCCCCGTTGGAGACTCGTCGCTTGCCTCGTTGCGCTAGCCTTCACGGTCCCGATCAACCCGGCTTCAGGCGCGCCCGCCACCAACCGGCTCGTCGTGCTCATCAGCGTGGACGGGCTTGCGAGCTACTTTCACGATGACCCGAAGGCCAACCTGCCCGCGCTCCGCAAACTCGCCAGCGAGGGCGCGCGCGCGGCCTCGATGCGCGTGTCGCTGCCAACCGTCACGTGGCCGAACCACACCACGCTCGTCACCGGCGTTCCGCCCGGAATGCACGGCGTGTTGAACAACTCCTACTGGGACCGCGCGAAGAACATCGCCGTCCCGCTCATCCCCGACCCGCTGTTCAACAAGGAGGAAATCGTCAAGGTGCCGACCGTCTATGACGTGGCGAAGCAGGCCGGCCTCAAGACCGGCGCCATCATCTGGCCCGCGACGCGCGGCGCGAAGACGCTCGACTGGACCGTGCCCGACTGCTTCAGCAACTCGCTGTGGGCCGCGCACAGCACGCCGTCGCTGCTCGCGGAGTTTCGCGAGGCGAAGATTCCCTACGAGCGGCAGGAGGAATGGTGCAAGGCGCCCGGCGGCGGCATCCCGCGCGACCGCATGTATGCGCAGATGACCGCGCACGTCATCACGCGCCACCGGCCCAACCTCATGCTGCTGCACCTCGTCGAGGTGGATCACGTCAACCACCAGAAAGGCCCGCGCAGCCCGGAGAGCTACGAGGCCGTCGCGTTCGCCGACGAGATGGTGAAGCAGGTCTTCGACGCCGCGAATGCCGCGTTTCCCGGACGGCTCACGTTCATCGTCACGAGCGACCACGGCTTCATGCCGTATCGGCAGCAGATACAGGCCAACGTGCTCCTCAAGCAACTCGGCCTCGTGAAACTCGAGGGCACGCGCGTCGCCTCGCGCGAGGCGTGGGCGCTTGGGCAGTTCATCTACGTGCTGAACTCAGCGCGGCGCGCCGAGCTTGTCCAGTCGCTCGCCGCGAAACTGCGCGCGACCGAAGGCGTCGAGTCCGTCATCGAAGAAAAGGACTTCGCGAAGCACGGCCTTGTGACGCAGGACGCTGACCCGCGCATGCCCAACCTCGTCATCAACCCGAAGGAAGGCTACTCGACGTCCGACACGACCGCGGGCGAACTCATCGTCACGCCGAAGACCGAGGCGACGAAGGGCGCGCACAACCACGATCCCGCCCACCCGTTGATGCGCGGCTCCTTCGTGGCGTGGGGCGCGGGGATCAAGAGAGGCGCGACCCTCACGGAGATCAACAACCTGGACGTCGCCCCCACCATCGCGCGCCTGCTCGGACTGGAGATGAAGGACGTGCAGGGACGGGTGCTGGGAGAGTTCCTGGCGAAGTAG